The Corynebacterium qintianiae genome has a window encoding:
- a CDS encoding energy-coupling factor transporter transmembrane component T family protein, with translation MNLLRGINPVTRLLGLALLTTPLMLTLDVVSAAVTVALTVLAAPLCGVPWRRLARRAWPLFVVAPIAGVPMALYGRSGGMVFFSWGLINVTELSLSLAAAAVVRVLAVALPVAVLSADVDPTDLGDGLSQVLKLPERFVIGAVAALRMLTLLREDLDAMRMSRRARGVADSGRFRYFFSLAFGVLVMSLRRAGKLAAAMEARGFGSGPRTHARVSALGQLDWVVMVVCLAGALLSLGLAWYTGHLRPVWAVSR, from the coding sequence GTGAACCTGCTTCGAGGCATCAACCCTGTCACGCGCCTGCTCGGTTTGGCACTGTTGACCACCCCGCTCATGCTCACACTCGATGTCGTCTCCGCCGCGGTGACCGTGGCGCTGACGGTCCTTGCGGCGCCGCTGTGCGGTGTGCCGTGGCGTCGCCTCGCCCGCCGCGCGTGGCCGCTGTTTGTTGTCGCGCCCATCGCGGGGGTGCCCATGGCCCTGTACGGGCGCAGCGGGGGAATGGTCTTTTTCAGCTGGGGGTTGATTAATGTCACCGAGCTGTCGCTGAGCCTGGCGGCCGCCGCGGTCGTGCGCGTGCTCGCCGTGGCGCTGCCTGTGGCGGTGTTGTCGGCGGACGTTGACCCGACCGACCTCGGCGACGGGTTGTCACAGGTGCTGAAGTTGCCGGAACGCTTCGTCATCGGGGCGGTAGCCGCCTTGCGCATGCTCACGCTGTTGCGCGAGGACCTCGACGCGATGCGCATGTCGCGCCGGGCGCGCGGGGTCGCTGACTCCGGCCGCTTCCGCTACTTCTTCTCGCTCGCTTTCGGCGTGCTGGTCATGTCGCTGCGTCGCGCGGGGAAGCTCGCCGCCGCGATGGAGGCCCGCGGTTTCGGCTCCGGGCCCCGCACGCACGCGCGCGTGTCCGCGCTCGGGCAGCTCGATTGGGTGGTCATGGTCGTATGCCTCGCAGGTGCGCTGCTCAGCTTGGGCCTTGCGTGGTATACGGGGCACTTGCGGCCGGTGTGGGCGGTCTCGCGCTAG
- a CDS encoding (d)CMP kinase, whose amino-acid sequence MGRYTLLIDGPSGAGKTTLAELIGRRLGIRVVHLDDFYPGWSGLAEGARMVADDVLDAQFPGYWRWDWANDRRGGWVALDPGKDLIVEGVGAVTEASIRAAKRLGDVDTLRVVADAATRKSRALARDRNFAGYWDMWAAQEARLERVPVDAAVRMG is encoded by the coding sequence GTGGGCCGCTACACCTTGCTTATCGACGGCCCCTCCGGCGCCGGCAAGACAACCCTCGCCGAGCTCATCGGGCGGCGCCTCGGAATCCGAGTTGTGCACCTCGACGATTTCTACCCTGGCTGGTCGGGTTTGGCCGAGGGTGCGCGCATGGTGGCCGACGACGTGCTCGACGCGCAGTTTCCCGGCTACTGGCGGTGGGACTGGGCCAACGACCGGCGCGGCGGGTGGGTGGCGCTGGATCCAGGTAAGGACCTGATCGTGGAGGGGGTCGGCGCGGTCACCGAGGCGTCGATACGCGCCGCGAAAAGGCTTGGCGACGTGGACACGCTCCGGGTGGTGGCGGACGCCGCGACGAGAAAATCCCGCGCGCTGGCGCGGGACAGGAATTTCGCGGGCTACTGGGACATGTGGGCGGCGCAGGAGGCGCGGCTCGAGCGCGTGCCTGTCGACGCCGCTGTGCGCATGGGCTAA
- a CDS encoding DUF402 domain-containing protein encodes MSADLHPVKQETFDTASNTNTDPKGFLREVDTFKVTDFGLYMARGANHPEFGYLESWLLPELGLRANIFHFREGVEKEQDFYFDVANIDVEGTVWRARDLYVDLVSLTGNPIDVQDIDELAAATSAGLITAEEAEKAIDVTLTAVEGITRHDDDAMEWLRALGIELTWADDVELAPAV; translated from the coding sequence ATGAGCGCCGACCTTCACCCGGTGAAGCAAGAGACTTTTGACACTGCGTCGAACACGAACACCGACCCAAAGGGTTTCCTCCGCGAAGTCGACACGTTCAAGGTCACCGATTTCGGCCTCTACATGGCCCGGGGCGCGAACCACCCAGAGTTCGGCTACCTGGAGAGCTGGTTGCTCCCCGAGCTCGGGCTGCGGGCGAACATCTTCCACTTCCGGGAGGGCGTCGAGAAGGAGCAGGACTTCTACTTCGACGTAGCCAACATTGACGTCGAGGGCACCGTCTGGCGCGCCCGCGATCTCTACGTCGACCTGGTCTCCCTGACCGGAAACCCAATCGACGTCCAGGACATCGACGAGCTCGCCGCCGCGACCTCGGCGGGCCTGATCACCGCGGAGGAGGCGGAGAAGGCGATCGACGTCACACTTACCGCGGTCGAGGGCATCACCCGCCACGACGACGATGCCATGGAGTGGCTGCGCGCGCTCGGCATCGAGCTGACCTGGGCCGACGACGTCGAGCTCGCCCCTGCCGTTTAG
- a CDS encoding Rv1157c family protein, which translates to MPAFTTAFPRRRCCAAATAAALLGLSTLTSETAAHAVDLSSQYVDELGRPTDLTVSKVHEFADQPFVPPRVADALRTAVGFFAGTGEIGGPPLPDTAPGFTQFIWPTVSSNCIGPGLHSTASAIAVPGPAKIPAPGAAAGQTVFLFTALGTPPAAQEQGLMNVYWVNVSNFRTGVTPLNNNQINTAGPATLSGTADTGSGQILAVVDGSVRTADNVCSFAPTATSFHVR; encoded by the coding sequence GTGCCCGCTTTCACAACCGCTTTCCCACGTCGCCGATGCTGCGCGGCCGCAACAGCAGCAGCTCTGCTTGGGCTTTCGACGCTGACCTCGGAAACAGCCGCACACGCCGTCGACCTCTCGTCCCAGTATGTCGACGAGCTGGGGCGCCCAACCGACCTGACGGTGTCCAAGGTCCACGAGTTCGCCGATCAGCCGTTTGTTCCCCCGCGCGTGGCCGACGCTCTGCGCACCGCCGTGGGATTTTTCGCGGGCACCGGAGAAATTGGCGGGCCGCCGTTACCGGATACGGCCCCGGGTTTTACTCAGTTCATCTGGCCCACCGTTTCATCGAACTGCATCGGCCCGGGCCTCCACTCCACCGCCTCCGCCATCGCGGTCCCGGGCCCAGCGAAAATTCCCGCCCCGGGTGCCGCAGCAGGCCAGACCGTTTTCCTCTTCACCGCCCTCGGCACCCCGCCCGCCGCGCAGGAGCAGGGACTCATGAACGTCTACTGGGTCAATGTGAGCAATTTCCGCACGGGTGTAACGCCGCTAAATAACAATCAGATAAACACAGCAGGACCGGCCACCCTGTCCGGCACCGCCGACACAGGGTCCGGTCAGATCCTGGCAGTCGTTGACGGGAGTGTCCGCACCGCCGACAACGTCTGTTCCTTCGCCCCGACCGCAACTAGTTTCCACGTGAGGTAA
- the typA gene encoding translational GTPase TypA produces the protein MSHPEFRNVAIVAHVDHGKTTLVNGMLEQSGVFSDHGEHGDRVMDSGELESERGITILAKNTAIRRAGAGKDGRDLVINVIDTPGHADFGGEVERGLSMVDGVVLLIDASEGPLPQTRFVLGKALESKKPVIICVNKTDRPDARIDEVVDEAQDLLLELGAGLEDPEAAEAAENLLELPVLYASGRAGRASLNNPGNGEMPDNEDLQPLFDVIYDTLPEPSADITGPFQAQVTNLDSSSFLGRIALIRVYRGSVKKGQTVAWVHYDADGNQHVKNVKIAELLVTQGLDRVPATGEVVAGDIAAVSGIDEIMIGDTLTDPENVEPLPRIKVDDPAISMTIGVNTSPMAGRGGGDKLTARMVKARLDQELIGNVSIRVLPTDRPDAWEVQGRGEMALTVLIEQMRREGFELTVGKPQVVTKQIDGKTYEPFDHMVIDTPSEYQGAVTQLMANRKGQMTGMSNTGSGDWVRMEFDVPSRGLIGFRTTFLTETRGAGIANSYSIEHRPWAGEIKGRPTGSLVADRTGQVTAYALTQLADRGDFFVEPGADAYEGMVVGANSRDEDMDINITKEKKLTNMRSATADATVTLAKARTLSLDEAIEFCDEDECVEVAPDAMRVRKIILNATERGRARSRAKQLNK, from the coding sequence GTGTCGCATCCTGAATTCCGTAACGTCGCCATCGTCGCGCACGTTGACCACGGCAAGACCACCCTCGTCAACGGCATGCTGGAGCAGTCCGGCGTATTTAGCGACCACGGCGAACACGGGGACCGCGTCATGGACTCCGGCGAGCTCGAATCTGAGCGTGGCATCACCATTCTGGCGAAGAACACCGCCATCCGCCGCGCCGGCGCGGGCAAGGACGGCCGCGACCTCGTCATCAACGTCATCGATACCCCCGGCCATGCGGACTTCGGCGGCGAGGTCGAGCGCGGCCTGTCCATGGTCGACGGTGTGGTGTTGCTCATCGACGCCTCCGAGGGCCCGCTGCCCCAAACCCGCTTCGTGCTGGGTAAGGCGCTGGAATCGAAGAAGCCCGTCATCATCTGCGTGAACAAGACCGACCGCCCCGATGCCCGCATCGACGAGGTCGTCGACGAAGCCCAGGACCTGCTCCTCGAGCTCGGCGCAGGCCTCGAGGATCCGGAGGCCGCGGAGGCCGCAGAGAACCTCCTCGAGCTTCCCGTCCTGTACGCCTCCGGCCGTGCCGGTCGCGCCTCGCTGAACAACCCGGGCAACGGTGAGATGCCGGACAACGAGGATCTCCAGCCGCTGTTTGACGTCATCTACGACACGCTTCCGGAACCATCTGCCGACATCACCGGCCCATTCCAGGCGCAGGTGACCAACCTCGACTCCTCCTCCTTCCTCGGGCGTATCGCGCTGATCCGCGTCTACCGTGGGTCCGTGAAGAAAGGCCAGACCGTCGCGTGGGTCCACTACGACGCTGATGGCAACCAGCACGTCAAGAACGTCAAGATCGCCGAGCTGCTGGTCACCCAGGGCCTCGACCGCGTACCCGCCACCGGTGAGGTCGTCGCGGGCGACATCGCCGCTGTTTCCGGTATCGACGAGATCATGATCGGCGATACCCTGACCGATCCGGAGAACGTCGAGCCGCTGCCGCGCATCAAGGTCGACGACCCGGCCATCTCCATGACCATCGGCGTCAACACATCCCCGATGGCGGGCCGTGGCGGCGGCGACAAGCTCACCGCCCGCATGGTCAAGGCACGTCTCGACCAGGAGCTGATCGGTAACGTTTCCATCCGTGTGCTGCCGACCGACCGCCCCGACGCCTGGGAGGTCCAGGGACGCGGTGAGATGGCGCTGACGGTGCTCATCGAACAGATGCGCCGCGAGGGATTCGAACTGACCGTGGGCAAGCCCCAGGTGGTGACCAAGCAGATCGACGGAAAGACCTACGAGCCGTTCGACCACATGGTCATCGACACCCCGTCCGAGTACCAGGGCGCCGTCACCCAGCTCATGGCCAACCGCAAGGGCCAGATGACCGGAATGTCCAACACCGGCTCTGGAGACTGGGTCCGCATGGAGTTTGACGTTCCCTCGCGTGGGTTGATCGGCTTCCGCACCACCTTCCTCACGGAGACCCGCGGCGCCGGCATCGCCAACTCCTACTCCATCGAGCACCGCCCGTGGGCCGGCGAGATCAAGGGCCGCCCCACCGGGTCCCTCGTCGCCGACCGCACCGGACAGGTCACCGCCTACGCGCTGACACAGCTCGCGGATCGCGGCGACTTCTTCGTCGAACCGGGCGCGGACGCGTACGAAGGCATGGTCGTCGGCGCGAACTCGCGCGACGAGGACATGGACATCAACATCACCAAGGAGAAGAAGCTGACCAACATGCGCTCCGCCACCGCGGACGCCACGGTCACCTTGGCGAAGGCTCGCACCCTCTCCCTCGACGAGGCCATCGAGTTCTGCGACGAGGACGAGTGCGTCGAGGTTGCCCCCGACGCCATGCGCGTGCGCAAGATCATCCTCAACGCCACCGAGCGCGGCCGCGCCCGCTCCCGCGCCAAGCAGCTGAACAAGTAA